In Felis catus isolate Fca126 chromosome C2, F.catus_Fca126_mat1.0, whole genome shotgun sequence, a single window of DNA contains:
- the LOC101093884 gene encoding LOW QUALITY PROTEIN: 55 kDa erythrocyte membrane protein-like (The sequence of the model RefSeq protein was modified relative to this genomic sequence to represent the inferred CDS: inserted 1 base in 1 codon): protein MYTNGWAAPGSLAQPKGQDVQKVRLIQFQTVTQEPMGIILKLNDKQSCTVARILDGGMIHRQGSLHVGDESLEINGTNATNHSGERLQKAMKETKGTISLKVIPNHQNHLPALQMVMRAKFDYDPKKDHLIPWKEAGLKFVTGDIIKILSKDDSNWWQGQVEASSKESAGLILSPELQEWRVASVAQSAASEAPSCSPFGKKYKDQYLAKHSSIFDQLEVVSYEEAGRLPAFMKKTLVLIGASGVGRCHIKSALLSQNLDKFAYPTPCTTRAPRKSGEDGXKYHFVSTEEMTRGISANEFLEFGSYQGNVFGTTFETLHQIHKQDRIAILDIEPQTLKIVCTAELSSFIVFIAPSDQGAQTEALQQLQKDSEAIRSHYAYYFDLSLVNNGVDETLKKLQEALEQACSSPQCVPVSWVY, encoded by the exons ATGTACACCAACGGCTGGGCTGCCCCAGGAAGCCTTGCCCAGCCCAAGGGGCAGGACGTACAGAAGGTGCGACTCATCCAGTTCCAGACAGTCACCCAAGAGCCCATGGGAATCATCCTGAAGCTGAACGACAAGCAGTCCTGTACGGTGGCCAGAATTCTTGATGGCGGCATGATTCACAGACAAGGCTCCCTTCACGTTGGGGATGAGAGCCTAGAAATCAATGGCACAAACGCGACTAATCACTCAGGAGAGCGGCTGCAGAAGGcgatgaaagaaaccaaaggaacGATCTCATTAAAAGTAATTCCCAACCACCAGAATCATCTTCCTGCACTACAGATGGTCATGAGAGCCAAATTTGACTATGACCCCAAAAAGGACCACCTGATCCCCTGGAAGGAGGCGGGGCTGAAGTTTGTTACCGGGGACATCATCAAGATACTCAGCAAAGACGACAGTAACTGGTGGCAAGGGCAGGTGGAAGCTTCCTCCAAGGAGTCAGCTGGATTGATCCTTTCTCCTGAGCTGCAGGAATGGCGAGTGGCAagcgtggctcagtctgctgcGAGCGAAGCCCCAAGCTGCAGTCCCTTCGGGAAGAAGTACAAAGACCAGTACCTGGCCAAGCACAGCTCGATTTTTGACCAGTTGGAGGTCGTTTCCTACGAGGAAGCTGGTCGGCTCCCGGCGTTCATGAAGAAGACCCTGGTGCTTATAGGAGCCAGCGGGGTGGGCCGCTGCCACATTAAGAGTGCCCTGCTCAGCCAGAACCTGGACAAGTTTGCGTACCCCACCCCGTGTACCACACGGGCGCCCAGGAAGagtggggaagatg gaaaatACCACTTTGTCTCCACCGAAGAGATGACGAGGGGCATCTCTGCCAACGAATTCCTGGAGTTTGGCAGCTACCAGGGCAACGTGTTTGGCACCACATTTGAAACCCTGCACCAGATTCATAAGCAGGACAGGATTGCCATCCTGGACATTGAGCCCCAGACCCTGAAGATTGTCTGCACAGCAGAACTGTCATCGTTCATTGTGTTCATCGCACCCTCCGACCAGGGGGCACAGACAGAGGCCCTGCAGCAGCTGCAGAAAGACTCCGAGGCCATCCGCAGCCACTATGCGTACTACTTTGACCTCTCGCTGGTCAACAACGGCGTCGATGAAACCCTGAAGAAATTGCAAGAAGCCTTGGAGCAGGCGTGCAGTTCTCCACAGTGCGTGCCTGTCTCCTGGGTTTACTAA